One segment of Choristoneura fumiferana chromosome 26, NRCan_CFum_1, whole genome shotgun sequence DNA contains the following:
- the LOC141442921 gene encoding zinc finger protein 711-like: MCHFLILFKLGTVYISTIALLFYLTYYIPTVFKSVSLDPAARQGAITSIWEMTVSERQNAAIFLEHTTVRPFVYCRYFFKCFFCHEHYPEINSLLQHTVTHDVPSGEKILKELLPKGKRTVKVDISELKCRVCNDNFNDLDKIREHLTEKHQKEFTKSGNGLVAYDLTVKDGQFSCHICSKIFQTFILLNRHMNVHFSNAICETCGVGFMTHQRLMQHKEIHLPGGYPCDRCKKVYTTSSNLRYHIEKAHEGSTRMRMLRCPHCPERFFEHFRKLRHLKESHGITFTFECEICKSTFSSRRALTMHTNKFHTQKTQCEICKKSFSCRTTLKKHMVSHTGERNFICNLCQKAYRHQKSLRQHMRTHLQGDYNKFTCSECGSGFPNRNDFNKHVKEWHPRCFFNFTVN; the protein is encoded by the exons ATGTGCCATTTcttaatattgtttaaattagGTACAGTTTATATATCTACaatagcattattattttatttaacttattacATACCTACTGTGTTCAAATCAGTCA GCCTGGACCCGGCGGCTCGACAAGGCGCCATCACCAGTATTTGGGAGATGACGGTATCGGAGCGACAGAACGCCGCCATCTTCCTTGAACACACCACCGTCCGACCTTTCGTCTATTgccgatatttttttaaatgtttcttcTGCCACGAACATTATCCCGAAATCAATTCGCTATTACAACACACTGTCACCCATGATGTGCCATCAGGAGAGAAAATTCTTAAAGAGCTTCTACCAAAAGGGAAGAGAACGGTTAAAGTtgatatttcagaattaaaatGCAGAGTTTGCAATGATAACTTCAATGATTTGGACAAAATTCGAGAGCATTTAACTGAAAAACATCAAAAAGAGTTCACGAAGTCTGGAAACGGTTTAGTCGCATATGATCTAACTGTCAAAGATGGCCAATTCTCTTGTCATATATGCAGTAAAATTTTCCAAACGTTTATCCTTCTCAATCGACATATGAACGTGCATTTTAGCAACGCGATCTGTGAAACATGTGGAGTAGGTTTCATGACGCATCAGCGCTTAATGCAGCACAAAGAAATCCACCTACCAGGCGGCTACCCTTGCGATAGATGTAAAAAAGTATATACTACCAGTTCAAACTTGAGATACCATATAGAAAAAGCACACGAAGGCTCGACAAGGATGCGCATGTTGCGCTGCCCGCATTGTCCAGAAAGGTTCTTCGAACATTTTCGTAAATTGCGACATTTGAAAGAGTCTCACGGAATCACTTTTACTTTCGAATGCGAGATTTGCAAATCCACGTTTTCAAGCCGTCGAGCATTGACTATGCACACAAACAAGTTCCACACGCAAAAGACTCAATgtgaaatttgtaaaaaaagttttagctGCCGTACTACTTTGAAGAAACACATGGTGTCACATACGGGGGAGCGTAACTTTATTTGTAACTTGTGCCAAAAAGCTTATAGGCATCAGAAAAGCCTGAGACAGCACATGCGGACGCATTTACAAGGGGACTATAATAAATTTACTTGCTCAGAATGTGGCAGCGGCTTTCCCAATAGAAACGACTTTAATAAACACGTGAAAGAATGGCATCCCAGGTGCTTCTTTAACTTCactgtaaattaa